In the Pelorhabdus rhamnosifermentans genome, GGGAAGATTATGAGGATCCCCAAAAACTATTTTAAATACGACTTCTCAAAAAATGCATAATTTACGTCAGATAATGCTCTGACAAGTTACGTATTTTTTTTGTTTGTTTGCATATATATGATAGCAAAGTGGTCATGAGGGGAGTTAAAGAGATGAAAGACTATATTCGAAAACGTGTCTTAGACGTTTGTAGTCACATTTTGGAAAGCAAGCATACCGTCAGGCAGACAGCGGTCGTATTTGGCGTAAGTAAGAGTACTGTTCATAAAGAGTTACCAAAAGTGAACGGTGGAAGAATATAGTAAATTCAATGGTTTCTAGGTATTCGCTACGCTTCTTCGATTCCTTGGTCTTTTCGTAGTTTAGCATTCTTTCTGATTTTTATCGTCCCAACAATAATTTCAGGAAGCAACACAAATAATAATCCTATATAACCAACGGACCCGTATCCTTTGACAACGATATTAGTTAATCCAAATACAGAAATACCTGTGCATATTAGCAAAGTGATAAAAGAAATAGTGAGTCTACGGACCCTCAAGTTTTCAAAAATACCTTTTCCAACCCAAACCGGTTCGAATCGGGCAACTGTAGAAAACACGAGGGACACTGCGGTTCCAAGCAATGCAACAAATAGGATAATAGTGTACAAAATTTTTAACCACGGCAGGCTAAGTTGCGAGCAGACGAAATATACCGGGAGCGTCTGGTCGAGAACTTCTGGTGTAAAGCCTAACAGCATAATACAAATTACTACCAAAAAGATACCGTTTAGGAGCATGCCAAAGAGCATAAAAAGATTGCACTCTTTAGTCGTTTTAATGTTATGTGAGACGGAAATGATGGGTAGCACCGTAAAGGACTGGAAACCAACGTAGATCAGCATGAACCAAACTGCATCCCAAAAGCTTTGGCCAAAGGTTTCATTTGTAACCATGACTTGCTGGAAATGAAAAGCACCTACTTGCAGACCTAGTGCACAGAGTATGAATAAAGTAATGATTAGGAAGTAAGTCTTGTAATTTAAAACTTTAATAATTAAATCGCTCCCGAATATAGTCAAAAGTAATAAAATTAGTCCTACGATTACAATACCGATTCCATAAGGAATTCCTAAAGAACTCTTTAACAAGGAGCCTGAGCCTGCGATTGAAGTACTCACTCCACAGGCAATTAACACGATAAACCCAAATTCAAATACAATAGAAAAATATTTTTCATACGGATGAAAAAGAGCATCACCATAACTTTTATAATCATAAGTCTTATAATCCTTCGCTAAAACGAGGGCATTTCTATGTGCCCATCCCAAAAGTATCATGGCAATGATTGGTAGAAAGACTGCATACCAGCCATACTTTACAAAAAAATTAACTTCCTGGTTGCCAGTGGCGAATCCTCCGCCGCAATGCGTTGCAAACCAGACCGCAGCCATAGCAAATGATGTTCCTACAGATCCAGTTTTTTGAAATCCCATATCTATGTTCCTCCTAATTATTTGTTATTGGACTTTTGTGCAGAGCGAAGACAGGTAGATGACTGAGCGAAATAGAAAAGCCCCTATTGACACATAAAATGTCAATAGGGGCGATAATTATCGCGGTACCACCCTAATTTGGCTCATAACTCGACCAAAGCTAACTATATTGGCCAATACCTTAACGCGGATACTCGCTTTTGCCTAATTAAGTCTTTTATATTACTTTTTCAGCAAAAGAATTCCTGGGTGAGTTCACAAAAATTATCTGCACCGGCTTTCAGCAAGCACCGGCTCTCTGAGGCAAAATAGTCTTTGCTTTTTCCCAATCATCATTTTTAATAGATTAACTTTATACGAACTATTACACACCTGCAGGATTAAGTGTAACATTGTTAACATTGTCACAGGTATTGAGATTTTTGTCAAGGTGTTTTTTAATAGAAAAATAGGTTTGACAAATATATTTTCCTGTTGTATACTAAAAAAAGTTTACAGAGTTACAAACAATTTGGTAAGAACAATAGAATATTGTAACATGAAAAGTGATGAAGGAAATAGTTGTATGTAGTATGTTTCAGAGAGCCGATGGTTGGTGCGAATCGGTAACAGAACGATACAATCGTCATTCCTGAACTGCGAAGCTGAAAAATTTAAGTAGGCTGCGCCGGTGTCTGCTCCTAGTGAGTGCAACCGTTATATTGCTAGGGTTGTTAGACCTGATGAGATGTAGTAGTCATTTTTATTGACGCTGCGAAAAAGGGTGGTACCGCGAGATTCATCTCTTGCCCCTTGATTTATTTAATCAAGGAGGTGAGAGATTTTTTATTTCCAGAAATCTAAGAAAAGCATTTCAAATGCAAATAATGGAGGAATAATGATGAATTTATTAGAAAAAATGGCAACCTTCGTGTGTGAAAAATTCACCTTATGGATTATAATTTTTTCATTAATGGCTTTTTTACAACCTGAATCATTTAAGCCAATTGCTTCTCATATTTCTTATCTTCTTGGCTTTATTATGCTGGGAATGGGGCTTACGATGTCACTTCGTGACTTTGAACTAGTATTTAAATATCCCAAAGAAGTTTTTTATGGTGTAGCATTTCGTTACTGTATAATGCCTCTGATCGGCTATAGTGTAGCTAAGTTGCTAGGTTTACCGCCCGCATTAGCAGCTGGTGTGGTTTTATTGGGTGCCTGTCCAAGTGGTACGGCTTCTAATGTTATGTCTTTTATCGCTAAAGGGGATACGGCTTTGTCCGTAACCGTGTCAAGCGTTAATACCATCCTGGCACCTGTGTTGACTCCGTATATATTTTTATTATTAGCTGGAACGCTTATTCCAATCGATGTAATGGCATTGTTTATTGAAATTGTAAAAATCGTCTTGTTACCAGTCGCTATCGGAGTGACGATTCGAATGATTGCCGGTCGGACAGTAGAGAGATTGAATAAGATTATTCCGGCTTTTTCAGTTGTTCTCATAATTTCGGTTGTAGCGGCTGTTGTAGCCGTAAATGCCGGAAAGCTAGCCGCTATGGGCATGGTTGTTATGTTAGCTGTGTTCTTCCATAATAGTTTAGGGTTAATACTCGGTTACGGTGCAGCCCGTGGGGTTGGAATGAGTGAGAAAAAATCTCGGGCAATTACCTTTGAAATCGGAATGGAAAATTCTGGCTTGGCCGTTGCTTTAGCGATGGCGCATCTTGATCCTATGGCGGCACTTCCTGCGGCACTGTGTAGTATCTGGCAAAATATTAGCGGCAGTATGCTGGCGGGCTATTGGGGAGCCAAAAGTGAAGTCATTGACGACACAACTGCTGAATTGGCTAAATTGGAATCTTAAATAGGATTTATGTTTATTGCATAATACAAACTAGGTATAGGAGAGTGAAATTTTGTGAATAATTTAATTGAATGTGTAAATTTTCCTGTTAAAGTATTTCGTGGGTTTAATGCATTAGATAATTTAGGGGATTTTTGTAAAACATTAGGTACAGCTGCATTTATTTTGGGTGGAAAAACTGCTTTAGCGAAGACTGAGCAGAAGATACACACCCAGCTTGAAAAGGCAGGAATTAAGGCTGCAGCTGCCCAATGGTATGGTGGAGAGTGTTCGCGGCGCAATATCAATACCTTAATTGAAGAAGTGGTGAAAAGCCAAGCTAATGTGATCATCGCCGTTGGTGGCGGTAAGGTTCTTGATACAGGTAAAATGGTATCTATGGAGTGCCATTTACCAGTTATAACGATTCCTACGATTGCTGCAACCTGTGCGGCTATTACTCCGTTATCTGTTGTATATAGCGATCAAGGTGAATTTGTTGAGATGGTCTGTTTTGAACAATGTCCGGTTGGGACGGTCATTGATACGGCTGTAATTCTTGATTCGCCTATTCGCTGGTTGGCGGCTGGTATGGGCGACACGCTCGCAAAATGGTATGAGTATCGTGTTAGCATAGAGTGTACTCAACAAACGAGTCTAACATTGGCAGCGCTTGCAAACGGCAAATTGTGTTACGATTTGGTCGAGAGATTTGGCGGTGAAGCCCGGCAGGCATTGGACAAGCGAGAATTCAATGAAGCATTGGATTCGACAGTTGATGCAATTATCTTATATGCAGGACTGGCTTCGATTTTTGGCGGAGAAAAAATTCGCTCTGCAGCTGCGCATGGTCTGCACAATGGTTTAACGAAAATACCAGCAGCGCACAAAGTCGGACACGGTTTGATTGTTGGTTACGGTAACTTGTGTTTATTGGCATTGGAAGACCGCTCGGATGATGAAATTATGGAAGCAATAAAAATTGCTGAACGTTGTGCTATTCCTACGACAATAAGTCAGATCGTTGCATTAACGAAGGAGGATCTTAAGGTAGTGGCTGCCGCGACTATATTGACTCCTGACATAAAGAATATGCCGTTTACAGTGACTGAAGACATGGTGATCAAGGCTATACAACGGGTCGACAATCTGGCAAGTAGCTTCAAAGTAGGAGAATGTTCTGAGCCATAAGATTTCTTGAGTGATGTGCAGATCGTTTAATTTAACACATTGCAGGTATGCTTGATAGCGGTGCCAAGAAAGTTCAGATCCCGATTACATCTGCAGTTGATTTGTGTACTGTCCCTTAGGAATTAATTGGACATTTTAACATTATCTTTTATCAGAGTGAGGAAGATGCTGTGTTTAAGGCACTGGGCGTTGAGTAAGCTTCGAATATAGGGCACTGGCCATGATTTTGGCTAGTGCCTTTTGAATGTTAATCAAACGAATAATAAGATCAGGTCTTAAGAAGATTATCAAGTTGAGTGTTAGTAATTCAGAGGTGCAGGGGATTTTAATTTATTTGCAGTCATATTTCTGGAATTGAAACGTATGATGTATTGAAGATTATGTGCAGTTCATTTGGGGGAGGAATATAAAATGAGTCTGAAAATTACATTTATTAATCCCAATTCAAACGATGAGGTGGACAAGTATTTGCCGAAAATCTTGGCAGAAGCGGTGCTCAATAAGATTTCCAATGAGCTTACTGATGTAGCTTCTGCTAAATATAATGAGTATGATGTAAAGCATTCAGCGTAAGAAACTGGATTTTAATTTTAACGGAAGGGGGGAGTCGTACGATGATTGGAAATGCTGAAAAGAAAAAAGTTGCTGCATACTGCCGGGTGTCTACGGAGAAAGAAGACCAGTTGCTTAGCCTACAGGCACAAAAAGAGTTTTTTGAAGGGTACGCCGCTAAGAATAATTTTGAACTGGTAGAACTGTATGCTGACGAAGGCATTAGCGGTACCAAGCTGAAAAATAGAACGGAATTTAGGCGTATGATGGCTGATGCGGAGCGCGGTAAGTTTGAATGCGTTTATGTTAAGGATGTTTCTAGGCTTGCTCGTAATGTCGTGGACTTTCTCCAAAGTATTCGCACATTAAAAGCGTTAAATATTAACTGCCGTTTTGTGACAGCTAATATGTCTAGTAATGACGGTGAATTGACATTAACCATACTGGCGGCGGTGGCGCAAGAAGAATCCGCTAACCTGTCTAAAAGGGTTAAGTTTGGGAAAAAACGTAATGCTGAAAAGGGGCGCGTGCCTAATCTTGTTTATGGTTATGATAAAACAATCGGGGAATATTTTAGCCTGACTATTAATGAGGCAGAAGCAAAGGTAGTCAAGGGGATATTCGACTTTTACGTGTATAAGCGGCATGGGGCAAATAAAATTGCTCAGCTATTAAATAAGGAAGGCTTAGTAACAAAGCGCAAGTGCCACTGGTCACAGCAAGCTATTTCCACAATCTTAACCAATCCACTTTATATAGGTAAAGTGATTAACGGTAAGGAGTCAGTCAAGGACTTTTTGACAGGTGAAAGGGTTAAGAATGATGAGGATAAGCAGTTTATCGTGGACAAGCCAGAGCTTGCCATTATTGAACAGGAAATTTTTGATAAGGCACAGGTGTTACTAGCTAAGCGAACAAAAAACTTTCGACTGACGAAAAATCGTCAGTCGAATAAGTACTGTTTTAGTACTATGATAAAGTGCGGCGATTGTGGCTATAGTTTTCGGAGAATGCATAGGAAGTATATTAAAGAATATACTCGGTGGTGTTGCTCAGGTCGCAATGCGAATGGCAAGGATTTTTGCAATAATCATACGGTCGTCGATGAACAGGAACTGCTTGATGAGATAAAAAATTATCTGGGTGGCTTGGTATCATCAAAGGACAAGCTGTTAAAACAAACCATTGCTGAATTTAAAAAGAAATATAAACCAAGTAATCATGAGTTATCAGAGTCGTATATTGTCAGTGAACTAACAAGGCTCAAAAGGGCCAAAGCCAAACAGACACAAATGTTTGAGGTGGATGCTATTACTATTGAAGAATTAAAGGAAAGAACGGCTGAATTAAATGGTGCCATTGCTAAATATGAAAATGAGCTTACGGTTTTGCAAGGGAATACCTCAATATTAGGTCGCATTGATGAGAGGGTCAAAAAGTATTGCAGTAGTATTCAAGCTGTACTATCCGCTGATATTATTGATAATGCTATGCTAAGAAAAGTTATTGATAAAATTGTCGTGACAGTAGAAGGAGAAATTCAAGTTTTTCTAAAACTATTTTCCGATCTGGAGATTAAACATGCTGCAGCTATATAAAAGTAACCCTATTGTCCTTTAATAATAAGACGATAGGGTTACTTGTTACATGGATGTCAACGGACGTTAAAATCCGTTGAACTTTCTTTTTTCTCAGATGCCTTCTAGTGACACATAGTCCCCTTCTAAGCAGAAGTATCAATGGAGTTTCCGATGGTTTCAGGTTTTTCCGCGTTGCTCGCGCGCGCTTTATTACCTAGATCATTATATGCAGCTCTCCATGCAGCGGTATATATGGCAGCAAATTTGTCAGTACGTGCGTTTTCAGCCGGGGTACCACTCATTGTCCAACCATTGGTCGGGCAATACGATGCGATTATATTTCCAGTGTTATCACGGAACTCTGCAAATGTTACTTCTCCTTTTTCGACCGATTTACGCGAGGCCGCGGCGATAATGCTTCTTCTGTCAGGAGAAACAACAGAGACAAAACTTTTTTCCAAACTCATAAATTCAAAATTGTTGTTCCCTGAAGTGCTGCATTTTCCGCTGGCAACGTCTTTTTTCGCAAGCTCGATGATCGCTTCCTTGTATTGCTCGTCACTCATTGTGGGAGTAGTCTTTGTACAGCAATCCAATCTGGAAAAATCGGGTTGAGGCAAACTAGTGGCTCTTGGTCTAGCCATGCCTTTAGCCATGCCTTTTGCTCCCAGAAAATATAACAATACTTCACTGTTTGTATCTTGAATATTCATATTTTACTCAGTCTCCTTAACAGTTATCGCTCAATAATGGGCCGGAAGATATTGAGCGATAGTCTTAATCCGGCTGAACCAAGTCGGTTGATAACTTAATAATTATAGTAAATGGTGAGCGTAACGCCTTGGTACCATTTTGCTGAATCATATGAGCTACTCACATTAGTACCCCTGTAGTAAAAAGACCAAGCTCCATTCCCACCAGTGATTCCGGTCGTGAAATTGGTTATGTTACCTGGACCCCAAGGTAAAGTAACATAGTCATTAGTCACGTTACTCTTTAAAGAAGCATTAATGGACAGAATTGCCCCCATCCCGCTGTGTTGTATAATTGTGTCTGCATCTACTCTTGCTTTCGTCACAATGGCACCTGTCGGCAAACCATAAACATTAAAAGTAATAGCGTTCGAGTTTCCGGTTGCACCTGGCGCAAGATACAAACTCATCGTGTCTCTTGAGGTAAAGGTTTTAGAAGCTGAAGAGGCAAAAACGGTTGTTGTCATGGCAACGACCATCATTAGCACAAGTAATATACTAAATAGTCTATTTCTCATTTTTTACCACTCCTTTATGTTTTCTGAATTCCGGTCCTATTAAATATATCGTAATATTTTTCCAGAAGTTTAGTATTTTGGAAAATTTTCTATTCGGTTTCCTAAAATAGGGTATTACTTTTAAAAAGAGAGAGTCAAGGTCATATTTGCACATATTGCATGAGAAGAATATCTAAGGATTAACCATAGAGCACTATGTCCCGCAGTTCGTGGATGAAATTTGGCTTGAGATAAAATCAAGATATAAGTATTTTTTGACGGGAATGTTGATATTTGATGAATATAAGGGTATAATTTCGGTAATAATCGTTTTGAGAGGGTGATTTTATGATAATAAATCCCTATACACCTGGAGCAGGATTAGTTCCAAATTATTTAGCCGGTCGTGATGATACGATTGAGGAAGCAAAAGAAGTTATTTCTTATGTTGCTCATGGATATCCTACTCGTTCTATTGTTTACTATGGGTTACGTGGTGTTGGAAAAACGGTACTTTTAAATAAAATTGAAGAGATTGCAGAAGAAAACGATGTATTATATGAGCATATTGAAGTATCAGAACGGTCTTCTTTTAAAATTTCTATTTCGTTAAATATACAAAAATTAATTAAGCAAATGAGTGTTAAGGAAAAAGCTAAAAATTATGTTCAAAAAGCAATGTCCGTATTAAAGGCTTTTAAAATTACTTATTCCCCAGAAGGGGAGGTAAGTTTTGGTTTAAATGAGGATGTGGCCCCTGCTGTAGGTGTATCTGATACCGGAAATTTTGCAAATGATCTTACCGAATTGCTTGTATCTATGGGAACACTTGCGAAAAACAGCGAAAGTTCGGTGTGCTTATTTATTGATGAAATACAATATTTAAAAGACGATGAATTTGAAGCATTGATTACTGCTGTACATAGAGTGAATCAAAAAGGATTGCCTGTTACATTGTTTGCAGCAGGATTGCCTAAAATTGCAAAGATTGCTGGCGATATTAAGTCCTATGCCGAAAGATTATTTAGTTTTATTTCTATAGATTCTTTAGAACCTAAGGCTGCTAAGTTGGCACTGGTGGAGCCAGCAAAAAAAATCGGCGTAACCTTCACAGATGAGGCGATTGATGAAATTTTAAGAATTACAGCGGGATATCCCTATTTTCTACAGGAATATGGCAAACAAGTTTGGGCTTTTATAAAAAATAAAAATATTGATATTACATCAGTACAGGAAGCATATCCAGTTTTTGAGAAAAGCTTAGATGATAGCTTTTTCAAAGTTCGTTATGATCGAGCGACATCAAAAGAAAAAGAATTTATGCTGGTAATGGTTGAGTGTGGGGAATTGCCCTGTACCATTGCCCAAATAGCTAGTAAGATGAATACTACTGTACAAAGAATTTCACCATTGAGAGCACAATTGATTTATAAGGGGTTTATTTATGCGACGAGCTATGGAGAAGTGGACTTTACAGTACCTCAATTTAATCAGTATCTAAAACGAATCCATAATAGTAAATAATAGAATTTTGATAGTATTGTTGCATTTCTTGCGGAGAAATGTATCATTTATGTTGAAAAATAGTTCTCATTACCTATTTAAAAATCACCTGTCTTGTACTACAATAGAAACAATTAGAGGGGTTAACGGTCTTTGAAAATAGACAGTTAACCCTTTTTATTACCGTTCACTTTTGGTATATCGTTCCATAAAGATATGATTGAAAGATTGCCACTTATTAATAAACGCTTGGCAGCGAAAGTTCGGGGCGTTTTAGAATTGAACAAAGCCGAACGACACATTCGTGGCGGTGAAGCCACGCGAAAAAAGTATCGCGAAAACAAAGAAACTGTAGAAAAGTCCTAGGAAAAGGGACTGAAAAATAGAGGGTTTTGACCAGATTTGTAGAAATAAAACATCACTTATGAATTAACAGTCAGTGGTTTTTTGCAAAATGTCTTATTTTGACTGTTTTTCTTTTTATAAAATAGGACAAGCACTGGACAAGACGAGAGGGGTTAAAGTATGTTTGGAATGTCAATGGATATTGGAGTCGATTTAGGGACTGCCAATGTTTTGGTTTACATAAAAGGAAAAGGTATTGTGCTGAGGGAACCTTCTGTAGTAGCTATTGATCGGGATACAAATCGTGTCCTTGCCATTGGGGAGGAAGCCCGTCGAATGTTAGGGCGTACACCAGGCAATATTATTGCCATCAGACCGCTTCGTGAAGGCGTGATTGCGGATTATGATACAACAGAAAGCATGCTGAGGCATTTCATTCAAAAAGTAGCTGGGAAAAGTAGCTTTTTTAAGCCCCGTATTATGATCTGTATTCCTTCTGGTGTTACGACAGTAGAAAAACGGGCCGTTTTGGAAGCTTCGATACAGGCTGGTGCCAGAAAGACATTTCTTATTGAAGAACCTCTTGCAGCAGCTATGGGAGCGGGATTGGATATTGCCGAGCCTTGTGGTTCCATGGT is a window encoding:
- a CDS encoding sporulation transcriptional regulator SpoIIID; translation: MKDYIRKRVLDVCSHILESKHTVRQTAVVFGVSKSTVHKELPKVNGGRI
- a CDS encoding YkvI family membrane protein, yielding MGFQKTGSVGTSFAMAAVWFATHCGGGFATGNQEVNFFVKYGWYAVFLPIIAMILLGWAHRNALVLAKDYKTYDYKSYGDALFHPYEKYFSIVFEFGFIVLIACGVSTSIAGSGSLLKSSLGIPYGIGIVIVGLILLLLTIFGSDLIIKVLNYKTYFLIITLFILCALGLQVGAFHFQQVMVTNETFGQSFWDAVWFMLIYVGFQSFTVLPIISVSHNIKTTKECNLFMLFGMLLNGIFLVVICIMLLGFTPEVLDQTLPVYFVCSQLSLPWLKILYTIILFVALLGTAVSLVFSTVARFEPVWVGKGIFENLRVRRLTISFITLLICTGISVFGLTNIVVKGYGSVGYIGLLFVLLPEIIVGTIKIRKNAKLRKDQGIEEA
- a CDS encoding bile acid:sodium symporter family protein; the protein is MMNLLEKMATFVCEKFTLWIIIFSLMAFLQPESFKPIASHISYLLGFIMLGMGLTMSLRDFELVFKYPKEVFYGVAFRYCIMPLIGYSVAKLLGLPPALAAGVVLLGACPSGTASNVMSFIAKGDTALSVTVSSVNTILAPVLTPYIFLLLAGTLIPIDVMALFIEIVKIVLLPVAIGVTIRMIAGRTVERLNKIIPAFSVVLIISVVAAVVAVNAGKLAAMGMVVMLAVFFHNSLGLILGYGAARGVGMSEKKSRAITFEIGMENSGLAVALAMAHLDPMAALPAALCSIWQNISGSMLAGYWGAKSEVIDDTTAELAKLES
- a CDS encoding iron-containing alcohol dehydrogenase family protein, which produces MNNLIECVNFPVKVFRGFNALDNLGDFCKTLGTAAFILGGKTALAKTEQKIHTQLEKAGIKAAAAQWYGGECSRRNINTLIEEVVKSQANVIIAVGGGKVLDTGKMVSMECHLPVITIPTIAATCAAITPLSVVYSDQGEFVEMVCFEQCPVGTVIDTAVILDSPIRWLAAGMGDTLAKWYEYRVSIECTQQTSLTLAALANGKLCYDLVERFGGEARQALDKREFNEALDSTVDAIILYAGLASIFGGEKIRSAAAHGLHNGLTKIPAAHKVGHGLIVGYGNLCLLALEDRSDDEIMEAIKIAERCAIPTTISQIVALTKEDLKVVAAATILTPDIKNMPFTVTEDMVIKAIQRVDNLASSFKVGECSEP
- a CDS encoding recombinase family protein; translated protein: MIGNAEKKKVAAYCRVSTEKEDQLLSLQAQKEFFEGYAAKNNFELVELYADEGISGTKLKNRTEFRRMMADAERGKFECVYVKDVSRLARNVVDFLQSIRTLKALNINCRFVTANMSSNDGELTLTILAAVAQEESANLSKRVKFGKKRNAEKGRVPNLVYGYDKTIGEYFSLTINEAEAKVVKGIFDFYVYKRHGANKIAQLLNKEGLVTKRKCHWSQQAISTILTNPLYIGKVINGKESVKDFLTGERVKNDEDKQFIVDKPELAIIEQEIFDKAQVLLAKRTKNFRLTKNRQSNKYCFSTMIKCGDCGYSFRRMHRKYIKEYTRWCCSGRNANGKDFCNNHTVVDEQELLDEIKNYLGGLVSSKDKLLKQTIAEFKKKYKPSNHELSESYIVSELTRLKRAKAKQTQMFEVDAITIEELKERTAELNGAIAKYENELTVLQGNTSILGRIDERVKKYCSSIQAVLSADIIDNAMLRKVIDKIVVTVEGEIQVFLKLFSDLEIKHAAAI
- a CDS encoding ATP-binding protein, with the protein product MIINPYTPGAGLVPNYLAGRDDTIEEAKEVISYVAHGYPTRSIVYYGLRGVGKTVLLNKIEEIAEENDVLYEHIEVSERSSFKISISLNIQKLIKQMSVKEKAKNYVQKAMSVLKAFKITYSPEGEVSFGLNEDVAPAVGVSDTGNFANDLTELLVSMGTLAKNSESSVCLFIDEIQYLKDDEFEALITAVHRVNQKGLPVTLFAAGLPKIAKIAGDIKSYAERLFSFISIDSLEPKAAKLALVEPAKKIGVTFTDEAIDEILRITAGYPYFLQEYGKQVWAFIKNKNIDITSVQEAYPVFEKSLDDSFFKVRYDRATSKEKEFMLVMVECGELPCTIAQIASKMNTTVQRISPLRAQLIYKGFIYATSYGEVDFTVPQFNQYLKRIHNSK
- a CDS encoding sporulation transcriptional regulator SpoIIID, whose protein sequence is MSFHKDMIERLPLINKRLAAKVRGVLELNKAERHIRGGEATRKKYRENKETVEKS